The region GGCCGCTCTTGACAAACGATTTAAAATCCAGCTGACAATTTGTCAAGGTACTTGTATTTCAGCTCCCGTTTTGTTCATTTGACCGAGGCTAAACTTGGACTCGATTCAAATCAAACAGATATTCAGGCCTGGGTAGGGCTTCTGCTCCATTGAAGCTCACAGACTTACCAGACTGAACAATGGGCAGCCGCTGCTATGCGGTCTTGCCTCGGAGGAGACTATGTACAAGACCCCGATGCCTACTCTTGCCCTGGGCGTAGCCCTGACCCTCAGCACCGCCGGCGCCCAGAGCCTCAGCGCTGCCCAGAGCAAACTGGATTCCGGCGACTGGCAGGGCGCCGCCAAAGCGGCCGCCGCACTGAACACCAGCGACGGTTACGCCCTGGCCGCTGAAGCCACCACCCTGGGTGCCGGCATGAACGGCAATAAGGCCCTTTACCAGCAGGCTCAGGGCTACGCTCAGAAGGCCATCAGCATGAACAAGAACAATGCTGAAGGCTACTTTGAGCTGGCCCGCGCCCAGGGCCGTCTGGCCCAGAGTGCCGGTATCCTGCAGAGCCTCAGCCTGGCCGGCAACATGAAGACCAACCTGCAAAAGGCCATCAGCCTCAAGCCCAACATGGCCAGTGCCTACGTGGCCCTGGGTCTGTGGAACGCCGAACTGTCTGCCAAGGGTGGCGCAGCCCGCGCAGCCACCGGCGCCAAGCCTGATCAGGTGGTGCCTAACTTCAACAAGGCCATCGGCCTAGAACCTAACCGCATCATTCACCGCCTGGAATACGCCCGCGCCCTGATGCTGCTGGGCAACAGCAACAAGGCCCAGGCCGTGGCCCAGCTGAACAAGGCTGTATCGCTGCCCGCCAACACCTTCTGGGACAAGCGCGACAAGCAGGCTGCCCAGCAGCTGCTGGCCAAGCTGAAGTAATCTCCAAGCCATAAAAAGCCGGGCAACAGGATTCCCCGTTGCCCGGCTTTTTGCTGTGTCAGAGCTGCCGGTTGCGGCAGCGGCCAGCCAGCAAGCTTATTTCCAGTCGTCCGTGTCCAGCAGCAGGGTGACCGGGCCGTCGTTGAGCAGTTCAATCTGCATATCTGCGCCGAAGATGCCCTCCTCCACTGGCAAGTTCTCGGCACGCAGCGCGGCGTTGAAGGCCTGATACAGTTTCTGAGCCTGCGCCGGAGCGGCCGCGCCGGTAAAGCTGGGCCGGTTCCCGCGCCGGGTGTCGGCATAGAGGGTGAACTGGCTGATGCTGAGTACGGCGCCGCCGATATCCGTCACCGAGAGGTTCATCTTGCCAGCATCATCGCTGAAGATGCGTAGCCGGGCAACTTTTTGTGCCAGCTGCTCAGCCTCGGCGGAGGTGTCCTCCGGGCCCACGCCCAGCAGCACGACCAGGCCCTGCCCGATCTGGCCGGTTACCTGCCCCTCCACCGTGCAGCGGCCCTGCGCCGCCCGCTGCAGGACCGCCCGCATCAGTTCGGCTCCGCCGCCGCTGCCCCGGCCTGAGCCGCTTTCGCTGCCTGCAGCTCGCGCACCGAGGCCACCGCGTCGCTGAGAATCTCGGCTTCTTCAAAGTCGAGGTTGCCGCGGGTCTTCTCGGCCAGCATCACCAGCAGCCGCAGGGAACGCTCGGCCACCTGCGCCGAGCGCGATTCGTCCAGCAGGCCGTCGCGGGCCGCGCTGCTGGTGGCCGCATTGAGCTGGCCCAGGGCCGCTTCCGCCGTGGCCTGCACCGAAGTGACCAGCCCTACAAAATCAGGATTTGCCATAGGGGCCAGGGTAGCAGAGCATAGGGGCCAGCGGCGCGGCTCTGGGACGCATTTCGCTGACCCCTGTCATCACAGAGCTGGAGGTTAGAGGGCTTCGAGCAACACCTGTTCAGCGCTGAAGCCCGGGCCCATCGCGCTCAGCAGGCCGCGCCCCTTCACGCCGGACGCCAGCAACCGTTCCAGCACAAACAGCACGGTGGCGCTGCTCATGTTGCCGTGGCGCCGCAGCACGTCCCAGCTGGCGCTCAGGTCATCCGGTGACAGGTTGAGCACCTCGCCGTAAGCTTCCAGCACCTTCACGCCGCCGGGGTGAACGGCGTAAAAGGACAGGTCATCCTGAGTCCAGCCGGCGCTGTCCAGTGTCTCGGCTACGTTGCCTGCCATCATCTCGCGGACCAGGGCAGGAATACTGCGGCTGAAACGGACCCGCAGGCCCGCGTCCACCACGTCCCAACCCATGATGTCCTCGCTGTCGGGAATCAGGGTCGAGCGAGCACCGTGCAGCGCCAGCCGCGCCGGAGCCGCGTCCAGGTCAGGGGCGGTCAGGACCGCTGCGGCCGCGCCGTCGGCAAAGAGGGCCAGGCCCACCCAGTTGGAGGTGGATTCGTCCTGCGGCAGAAAAGTCAGGCTGCACAGCTCCACAGCCACGTACAGCACGGCGCGGTGTCCGGCCCGCACCAGGTCGGCGGCGCGGGCCAGCCCGCCGGCCCCACCGGCGCAGCCCAGGCCCCAGACCGGCAGCCGGGCCGCCTGCGGGCTGATGCCCAGGTGCTGAATCAGCCAGGCGTCCAGGCTGGGGGTGCTGATGCCGGTGGTATTCACCACCACCACGGCGTCAATGTCCTGTGGGGACACGCCCGCTTCGTCCAGCGCCTGCTGAGACAGCCGCCCGATCAAGGCGCGGGCTTCCTGCACAAACACGGCGTTCTTCTCGGCAAAGGAGTGGGGAGTCAGGTACCAGTCCAGCGGCCGCGACACGGCGCGCTCGTCAATGCGGGCATTGTGAAACACGCCCTGCAGACTGGACCGCGAAGCGAGGCGGGGAAACAGTTGCTCGGCAGTCTGCTGAATCTGGGCCTGGGTGGCCTGGTAGGGAGGGGTCCCGGTCACCAGGGAGCGCAGCACGGGGGTCTGTGTCATACCGTCTATTGTGCTCCCGAGCCAAGCAGCCGGCCGTAACCTTCACCGCAGGCGTGGCAGGAAAAGTGAGGTCAACAAGAAGGGGCCGCCCCGGAAATTCCCAGGCAGCCCCATCCAACGGTCATTTCCCGCGCTTGACTTTGTTACTTCTCGGCAAACAGGCCCAGGCGGTACTGGCAGCCGTCCTTTTCATTCGCGCAGTCGTACATCCTGATCATGGCGTAGATGGTCTGGCCAGCTTTCAGCTTGTCACCGTACACCACCGGAAAGTCGTCATCATAGTCGTCGCGGTACAGCAGGGTTCCGTCGGCGCCGAACAGCGACAGGTCGATGTCATAACATTCGTCATCACAGGCGGCCAGCACCAGATAGTTGCCATTGGCCGGCACCTTGAGCGGAATCAGGCGCTGACCGTCC is a window of Deinococcus sp. Marseille-Q6407 DNA encoding:
- a CDS encoding type III polyketide synthase — protein: MTQTPVLRSLVTGTPPYQATQAQIQQTAEQLFPRLASRSSLQGVFHNARIDERAVSRPLDWYLTPHSFAEKNAVFVQEARALIGRLSQQALDEAGVSPQDIDAVVVVNTTGISTPSLDAWLIQHLGISPQAARLPVWGLGCAGGAGGLARAADLVRAGHRAVLYVAVELCSLTFLPQDESTSNWVGLALFADGAAAAVLTAPDLDAAPARLALHGARSTLIPDSEDIMGWDVVDAGLRVRFSRSIPALVREMMAGNVAETLDSAGWTQDDLSFYAVHPGGVKVLEAYGEVLNLSPDDLSASWDVLRRHGNMSSATVLFVLERLLASGVKGRGLLSAMGPGFSAEQVLLEAL
- a CDS encoding DUF1844 domain-containing protein; the encoded protein is MANPDFVGLVTSVQATAEAALGQLNAATSSAARDGLLDESRSAQVAERSLRLLVMLAEKTRGNLDFEEAEILSDAVASVRELQAAKAAQAGAAAAEPN
- the dtd gene encoding D-aminoacyl-tRNA deacylase: MRAVLQRAAQGRCTVEGQVTGQIGQGLVVLLGVGPEDTSAEAEQLAQKVARLRIFSDDAGKMNLSVTDIGGAVLSISQFTLYADTRRGNRPSFTGAAAPAQAQKLYQAFNAALRAENLPVEEGIFGADMQIELLNDGPVTLLLDTDDWK
- a CDS encoding tetratricopeptide repeat protein codes for the protein MYKTPMPTLALGVALTLSTAGAQSLSAAQSKLDSGDWQGAAKAAAALNTSDGYALAAEATTLGAGMNGNKALYQQAQGYAQKAISMNKNNAEGYFELARAQGRLAQSAGILQSLSLAGNMKTNLQKAISLKPNMASAYVALGLWNAELSAKGGAARAATGAKPDQVVPNFNKAIGLEPNRIIHRLEYARALMLLGNSNKAQAVAQLNKAVSLPANTFWDKRDKQAAQQLLAKLK